The genomic region AgtaatgaggaaataaaatgtcatgtttgtTAATAACCACCTGAATAAATCCATTTATTCTAAGGTCATAAAAATGTAGAGAAGAGTTAGGACATTCTCTTAGATCATGGAGGCCTGCCACCTATTTTGTAATTcaggttttattggaacacaggtGTGCCCATTCACTTACATATCGTCTATGGCCACTTTAATGTAACAGTGGCAGAGTTGAGAATTTACAACTGAGATAAAATGAACTCCAAGAAAAGTATTCACTATCTGGACCAACAAAACCACCAGGCAATTGATTCATAAGCATGGTAAAATTTGAGGAGTGTTATAGTCCTTATAATAGACACGTAACTTAAAGCTGATTGGATACTGTTGGTTTTGTCTAACAGACAGAATTTGATACACCAGAGTCGGCCAGAACAATAGCTTTTCTCTCATGGCATAGAGAGCAGAGACCATTTTTCTCAGTACTTTATGTAATAAGGTAAGTCAAGTTTTTCATTTGTGACATACTTTGTTTGGTCTTGACAAGAACCTGTTTTGAATCAGATATATGCAAACTAATACTTATGCAAATTATGTGAatatagaaaagaagaagaaaaataattattttcagtaGATAGTACTAATTTGTGCTTTATAAACAATTATTGGAATTACTTGTTACAAAAAAACTTCACAGTTTGTTCCAATTCCACTCTACACTTTCCCTTAAACAACACAAAGTTCACACAATTAACCAAATGTTCTCAGAGAAAACCTCTAGAAGTAGCCATTTGTGTAATAAATATAATGGGTTATCACAGTAGGTCAAAAATCTGTGACAagtctgctgtttcttttttttggcagtactgaagtttgaactcagggcttcaggcttgctgggcaggcactctattacttgagccacacctccagtcctagatCCACTCTTACCTTTACATTTTATCCaacaataaaattacattttacttGTGAGGGATGAGAGTCCAGTGAATGCACAGTTCCTTCAAAACATGGTAGAAGACAGAACAGAATCTGCCTTGTCATATTAGGAATTCTTATTGCATATATAGcaagtgaaaatgaagaaatcGGACTTAGTATTGTTAAGGAAATCACAGCAATGCAGAATTCCTGGGAACTTGTCCTACCTTTGTCTTCCATTTAAGTTTGTGACTTAAATGTGGTGATTGAGATGTTTTCACTGTGATCTCAGCAAACTATAGCAAACAAAGGACCACCACAGAGAAATCAAACACGGACCTCTGAaatgctatatttttaaaatcaaaatatttctaccattttttaaatttgcatgtattttcattgtctttaagAACAATGAGAATGATAGACTGTTTTGCAATAATTAGACAAAGACTTATTTCTTCTAATCAAGGATACACAACAGCTATTATGTAGGAGACCACCAAATGTGATGTCAAGATTTTGTTAACTATTACTAATATAACCCTTacatagaaattttaattttataaagtagtGTATAATTCTATAACATTAAATTCTTGTTCTCAAATTAAAATATCTATCGATCTTCAATATGCTGTGTAAAATCTTGCTTCTCTGGAATTTTACCAACaaggtttttcttcctttttacaaTTTATAATTTGCACTGTTTCattcctgttaaaaaaaaaaaagactcatttgTAACCCATGCAAACAATCTTTTGATCTGTACTAACTCATGAATTTGACTTTCCAGTAAAGTTAATTAAAAGCTTACATACAGCAACTggcaatctttcttttttcttgtgcttgGATATAGGCCTTTTTACAAGGTTTTAAGGTCTGCTGGGCAGACCTTTGGAGTTTCTGATTAAGGTTTTTGGTGAgatctgagaatttgcatttctagcaagttcccaGGTTAGGCTGCTGGTCCAGGGACCTGACTGAGAATTATTGCCTCAGGGTATTGTCTGCACAGCCTCCACCTCCCCCAGTGGGTTAGGTTATTCCACCCTTGGGAGACAAGATTCAAAACAAATTTATCCTGGACCCTCCCTCTCCTGGGAAGTGGGTGCTCTAGCTGGCATCCATTTTGGAGGCCCTGGGGACAGGTCCAGAGGTCTGGCTGGCAAGGCTGTCTTGTCAAATGTTTTGGCTGGGCTTGAAAACCTAGGATCTCTTGGCATAGCTGGCAGGACCAAGTTTTTCTGGGTAACCAACTGCCCAGCATATGCTGCGCCTTGTTGAGTTTTTCCTTTTGGACTATAGTGAAAGCCTCTGAGGCTAGTGGGGAGCTGGTCTAGGCCAGAtgtaaagcaagaccccatctcaagaataACCAATATGAAAAGGACAGGCTGAGTGACTGAAGTAGGAGAGGaaattccctcctcttcctcttctgcttgGCTGGTGTTTAGATGCAGTGGCAGGAGCTAGAGCATCATCTTGTACCACAAGCTGTGTATGGAAGATGACAGCAATTAGAAAGGAGACTTGGCCCCTCATGTGGGAAAAGGTTATTAATACAGCTAGAACTTTTGTGGGAGAGAGAAAATTACAGACAAACCAAATAGTTCTATGTCCCCTGtatcagttatctattgctgtCTAACAAGTCACCCCCAAAAAACTATCTGAAAACAGCACCTATTTGTGCTTGTGATTCTGTGGTTGGCAGCGCAGGCAGGCACACCTGGACAGCTCTGCTGGTCTCACCTGAGTCCTCGGGCAGCGACAGCCATCTGATGGCACGGCCTCCCTCACATGTCTGGCCGTGGAGCTGGCTGTCAGCTGAGTCACATCTGTGTCAGGTCACCTCAGCCTTCTCCTGTGGCACAAGGTTTCCCAGTAAGCAGCAAAACAGGGCAAGCCCAGTGCACAAGTGCTTTTCAAACCTCTGCTTGTGTCACCTTTGTAATGTCTCATTGGCCAAATCACAACAGATCTTGACCAGAACAACTTACTGGATCAATGTGGGAGGGGTGATGAATAGGTAAGGACGCAGGGATAGGGATTCATGGAGGAGGGGCGCTGCTACTGGAACAGCCAAGTGTGCTGTGACCATAAAAACCAACTCtggctaagtaaaattcaatGTAATCTATCAACCTAACAATGAAGAAGAAACCTcaaacatctcaatagatgccaaCACAAAaagtgataattttttttgttgttggcacTGGGATTGGACTCAgtactttgcatttgcaaagctggcactctacaaCTCGAGCTACAtctcacctccagtccactttgctctgattattttggggatgggatctcccaaactatttgcacaggctagccttgaactatgatcctcctgatcttagcctcctaagtagctaggatcacaggcttataaaccaccagtgtctggctagcatttaataaaattttaatattgttgtgggaatctcaagctgagatatgggacactgaggcagtttagcaggaagcagttttattgtgctggcacagacccagcgaactcctgtccaaaggctgagcccctagaacaaaggggtctcaccttatatatccttgcaagcaggttacagaaggaaaaagcaaagtctaatccatatatggttatatgcagTTCCATAGGCTACTTTACCCCACTGCTACGTGactttccccctccccagtgTTATGTGACCCTCTCCACGctcagattcctcaggttttaccTCTCTACTAAGCCATCCCtatctccctgctactttatcagaactcaggcctactgtttttttcttctgatccttCTCCCTGCTCCTTATAAAAACTTCAACTCAGAATTGAAGGATACTTCCTGAACCCTGATAAAGGTTATCTATCAAATACCTATAGCAAACGGTATCCTTACTGGTGAAATATTTGAGACATTTCTATTAAGGTCAGACAGGAGAGAACTCTGCTTCCTATCACTGGTAACATTCTACCTTGTACCAGATGTCTTGGACATCATGGTAAGacgaaaaaaataaatgaaaggataaaAACTACAATGGAGGAGAAATTGTACTTTTATGTGCAGGGTCATATGACTGCATGGAAGTCAAGGGTGTCTGCAGGTACACTAACCTAAGAAGAATTCAGTGAGCTGACTGGATGGAAAGGTCGATAAACACATGGGAAAGACGGAATGACTTAAGAATTATATCCAAggaggatgtagctctgtggtagagcacttgcctagcatgtgggaagcACCCTGGGTTAAATCCCAAGTATTGCAAggtcaaaacagaacaaaagccaAAAATGACAATATCCAGGAGGGTAGATGGGACCCAGGGCTTTAGGCAGGTGTGTGGCTTatttccctcccccacccaaaaaaaattgaaaagaagaaggtgggggagttggcacacctgtaatcctagcacttcagAGGCTCAGGAAGGAGGATCAAGCATTCAAGGCAGCTGGGACTACACACTGAGACTCTGCCCAAGATCTCTCCCCACACcccaagaagaggaagaggacaaggaattggaggaggaaggggaggaggagaacaacagcagcagcaacaacaagaGATCTGaagcaagtaaaataaaatctcatcTGTTGCATCTGGATGGGGGATGCAAGTGTGTCTgctacattgttttctttcaaagactgtCTCTACCCTTCCACCTTGTGAGGAAATAGTAACAGGGTAACAGTCAAagtaagaaagcaaaaacaagcacTTTGGCACACTGAAGTTCCCGGGAAGTTTAACCAAGCACTTGCCGACCtgcacaactgtgagaaataaatttctgttaattACACATAACCCTCTCTAAGGCATTTTGTAACAGCAGCACAAATGGGCTGTAGCACTTTTTCTCTGCTATAATTCTTAGCAGATGGTTTTATCCTTCATCACTTTGAAAATACCAACGCACTGTCTTCTGGGTTCCAAGGCTTCTGATACAAAATCTGATGAGGGAAATTATGGTGAAGTGGGctctctccaccccccacccccacaacagATGTTAAAAGTGCTCCATGGTGCTTTAGGGAACACTTCTTTTTGTGACAGTGGAAGTTTGAGAACTGCTACCAAAGGATTAGTTTGACATCAGTCACTCCAGGTTTAAAGACAAAGGAATTGAATACCTTGAGTGTAGATAGGATGAGGTCTTTAAAAGCCAAATTTTATCACAGAGTTTCATATTCCAACTGAAGAGGCCATTGAAGCATCCACTGGCTTTAGCTTCACAGGGAGAAATACCAGACTCCATGACCCATCAAGGAAGAAACTGTTGGAGTaggttattttttgaattttttaaaaaaaaagttgtaatggTATTTGGACCAATGAGATAAGACCCGTGGCTTGTGCCTAGCTGTGATTGGTTCACTTGTTCTCTGACATCACCGAGGGGCCATTGTTAGTAAGGCCAACTGCCATCCAGCAGGTATATAAggaatttgcctgggctggatttttGTCCATACAGCGCAGGAGGCTCTTGGTTGGTGACCTGCTGGACTACTACAAAGCTTGGTTGACGGATTTTGGGATTTTGctttttggtctttgtttttgcGCCCtgtttttgctaatatttttcatttttatttaccttttgatttgatatctttatttttttcttttgattctctTTCTGTTacgtttcctttttttctcaggtagcattgttttttgtctttattattggttattttttttgggggggggctttttaatttgtttcttttctaaaatttggTAAAGATGCCACGATCATTCTATGATGAGAGGTATGAGTGGCTGACAGCACAGCGCTCTCTCAGTGCCAGGTCCCCTGATGAGATCCTGAAGGCTCAGTATTGGCTCCTGAGGACCATAGGCGAAGGCTACTTTGGCTATGTGAAACTTGCCTACCACCACCTCACAAGAACCCAGGTTGCAGTAAAACTACAGCAGAAGTGGGAGAATAGCTCCTACCTTGCGAATGAAGTCTCTATACTGAAGACACTGGACCACCCTAACATCATCAGACTGTTTCAGGTGATCGAAACAGTGGACCATGTCTACCTGGTCATGGAGTACGTGAGCGGAGGGCAGCTCCGGCAGCATATCAGAGACACCCTGCGCCTGTGTGAGGAGAAGGCCCGTGGCATTTTCAAGCAGATCCTGTGTGCAGTCAAATACTGTCACGACAGAGGCATTGTGCACAGAGACCTGAAAGCTGACAACATCCTGCTTGATACTGAAGGCAACGTGAAAGTCATCGACTTTGGCCTTGGCACCAGGTACTCCATTGGAGAGGCGCTCACAGATTGGTGTGGTGCCTTTACACACCGGGCACCTGAAGTATTCCTGCGCCTACCCTATGATGGCCGAAAGGTGGACGTCTGGAGCCTGGGCATCGTCCTCTACTGTATGGTGACGGGAGCCTTGCCCTTTAGAGGGGAGACTGTTATGCAGGTGCGGCGGGCAGTCCTGGAATTAAGGTATGACATACCCAGATACCTTTCTATGGGCTTGAGAAATGTCATAGTTCAGATGCTCACGAAAAACCCTAGTGAGAGGCCCACTGTAGACCACGTCGTGGGGCACCCTTGGCTAAGGCAAGGGGAGGAAGGGTCACCTAGTCCAGCTGTGGAGCGTCTGCCCAAACACCCGGACCCTGCAATCGTGGTGGCCATGCGTGACCTGGGTTACAACCCAGATGACATTCGCCAGTCTCTACTGCAGAGACGATTTGATGAGGCGATGGCCACCTACCTCATGTTGAGAGATCAAATGTGCCAGGAGGTTACATTCAGAGCCCGAATTAAGCCCCAGGTGCGCCCAGAGATTGTGCCCACCCCATCCCCTGCAGACCCTTCCACCTTTGCTCCCCCCCCAAGGAGGAGAGCCAGTGCACCTGGCCTTCTTCAGACCTTCACGTTGTCCTCCGATGACAAGACAGGGCACAGGGGCAGAGGAACAGCCGGCCTGCCTAATGTTCCCCTCTGCATCCTGCCAAGGAATGTCTCTACCACAAGCATCGTCCCCCAGCCTGGTCCTGCGGCTGCTCCGCCCCCTGGGGAGGTAGAGAGTGGCATGTCCTCTAAGGGAATGTCCTCAGATGAACACGCCTTCACCAGCGGGCAGCCCCACGATGTGGCCACAGTGCCTTCCAGCGGGAATATTCAAGGCTGGAAGAGGGTGAGGAGGAGGATTGTGAACTCTGTTTTAAGACTGTGTTGTTGTGTGCGGGGCCAAAAGTGACACCCTCACTTCCACAACTAAGTGGCTTCAGTGAAAGCTACAGACAGCTGAGAAAGGCACAGTTAACAACAGAGAGCCAGAGGACCCTGTGTGCGGTGGATCCTTTCACCATAGTGTGGGGGTTGGACCAGGTATATCCTCAGCCAGCTGCAGGAAGGATTCAAGCAGGACTTTCAAGCTGCTGTGAGCCCAGCAAGCCCAGCAAAGGCCTCTGTCCAGCGCAGGAGTGAGGAATGAAACCGTCTTTCCACGGAATGGCCAATGGCCAGGGCCTCTCCTCATGGGACATGGAGGTCTCCACTAGGAAAATCACCTGGAACCAAAATGTGAGGAAAGCCTGGGAATAGACCAGGCATGTACTTTTTCAAGTGCCCTCAAGGTTTGAAATAGGCACCGAAAGTGCTGCTGCTGAACGTCCGTATTTCCAATCCTCTGATCCGTGTGCCAAAGGTCTGAAAACAAGCGCCTTCCTCTGCATCCTCCAATTGCTTCCTGGCATCAACATAGTCTGGACCCACTCCAGCTTGCATCCCTTTCCACCTGTCAGTCAGGATGCCGGTTCTCTTCACCTCCTAGTGAACAGCAGGGGGACTGTTGTCCTGGGAGGAGAGCGGTGAGAGCCACGCACATAGAGGAGGGATGCAGCATCCGAAATGCCCTCATTCGGTTGGTCCCTCCTAAGGACCCCATGTGCTCATGCTCAACAGGCCTGGGCAGAGCAGGGCGGAGGTTCCTACTTCTGGATGGGGACGCTGGAGTTTGAGTCATAGTGGTGACTCTGGCCAAACTTTCCCCGCCACCAATCTACAAATGTGGACAGAAGTCCACACACACAGGTACTCGGGGTGGTGGAAATCCTAGAGGTCGTGGGTGAGAATGCAGTGCAGCAGCAGAACAGGAGCTGAGCATGTGCAGATCCtgggctccctctgcaccaccaACTGAGGACAGCAGGAATGGCTACTAGAGAGAACAGGGAGTAACTGCTGAATGGACAGTTTCAGTTTTCCTTGGCTACCAGCCTAGCTCAGTGGGGAGTCCTGGCCTAGCCTGCAAAAGGCTCTGGTTTTGTACCAACCACTGAGGggcaaaatgctttaaaaaagagttgtggagatggatggtggtgatgtttGCACGTTATGAATGTGTGGTCATAGGCCTTACAGCAATGTGTCTGCCAACACAGACCTCTTCCACCATAATAGACCCATAGATCACAATTGAGCTGAAAATTTCTCTTGTCTGATGACATGGCAGTCATCCTAAGGGTGGAGTGCAAATGCACTACTCCCTTGATGCTGTCATAAACAGTGTGCTCTAATCATGTAAAAGTGTAGCAAATAGTTATGTACAGTACATAATATGTCACAATGACAAATGACTACATTCCTGGTTTGTTTACTGTATTGTACAAGTACACCATACATTCCCCCTTGGACCACTCAAGGTATTGGCTTCAAGAAAGGTAGACTGATAAAATCTTCCATTGGGAAGATCCAGGAAGGAGCAGGTGATGGTCTGGTGCTTCCAACTGGCCTCCTCAATTTCCCTAGAGTTATACTTGAGAGAGGGTAGAAAGGGATGAGGGAGTAAGGTTGCTGCCTCCTCAACTTATTTAGCAGGCAGATTGTTATCCAGAGATACCTGGTCATGGCTTTCTTGTGGTCTTGGCAATGAATTATGGCTACCcacatttgtagtttgatggccTCTGGTAAGATTATGATTCCAGGGACATGTTTCAGTGGAGAGTTTTAGGCTGTTAAAAGTCCATTTTATTCCAGAtgattgagtgtgtgtgtgtgtcctttctGAGGCATACGCAAGGTCAGTTTATATcgactgttttctttccctctaaTTGAAGAGCTCAAGTGAAGGCAAATAGCTCTGCCTTTTGGAGTGAAGTAGAGCTACTGGGCAAGGGCTAGACGCAGTGGCCTGTGACAGTCTTTGACAACTGCATAAGCAGAAACCTGTTTCCTGCCAATCATAAACCTGCTGCCATCAGTGAGCAGGTGGTATCAGGGTCAGTGATGGAGCATCCTGGAGGTTCCCACCTGGATGTGTAGATCAGAGCAATGACTTCCAGGTAAGAGTGTTGGAGTGTGGGGTCAGTGTTTGGTCTGCTAGTAACGTAGCAGGATTCAGAGTTTGACCAGACTGCAACTGGAGGTCTGAGGTGCCTAGAAAGAGACCTTGGTACTTCTGAAAATGGCTGTCGCATAGCCCATGGCAGGCCTTCGAGTTTCAAATGCCTGTTACTTGATGGAGTTCAGCACTGTCATCCCTCGCCTCAGGGTCAGTTTAGACGCCTGAGCTACTGAGGCCAAGGCCCTGAGAAATGGGCGCATCCTTGACAGAGTGTGCTGCGTGGTGATTGGCGGGCGCCATGGACTCCAAGGCAGTCACCTGTCCTCATGGACATATGTGGAAGAGTTTTCCCAAGCCAGGGGCAGTGGTAAGGGCTTGCTTTAAGACAGAAAGGGCTCGGCCCATTTGGGGGCTCAGTGTAGAGGCTCCTTGTTTAAGAAAACCTTattcttaaaaggaaatttaatccTTAGCAGGTGAAACTATGTACTCTCGTGAATCCAGTGTCTGTACTCCCCAGATGGTATTTAAAtctcagctgctgctgctgctgcttctgctgctgctgcttcttctccctctcccccaccccctcctcctcctcctcctaatcCTAATCCTtcgcctctccctccctctcccctcttcttcttcctccttagtcttccttctcctcctcctccttcttcttcttcttcttcttcttttctttctctttttttggtggtactggggcttgaactcagggtcttcaccttgagcctctcctttagccctatttttgtgaagggtttttcgagatagggtctcatgaacttttttgcctgggctggctttgaactaggatcctcctgatctctgcctcctgagtagctaggattacaggtgtgagcctcagaCTCCTGGCTATTGAATTCCAGGGTTTTTTTGTTAGACCTATATTGATGTATTGCAGAAGGAGAGATGTGGGGGTAGGACTGTCTAGGTTAACTGCTGGGCAATCTGAGTATTGGTTGTCTCTCCACTCAAAGATGAAAGGAATTGGGAATCTTGGTGCACAGGGATGCAAAAGGAGGCATCTTTTGATTCTAGGACTATACACTAGGAAGCCCTGTGGGGATTTGAGTTACTAGGCTACATGTATAAGGAacaatgggggagagggaaaactCCCTTGCTGATGGCCCTGAGTTCTGGTTCCATCCTGTAAGAGCCATCTGGTTTTTAACTGCCAGTAGGGAGTATTGCAGGGGAAATTTCCAGGAGGTTTTAGGTCAGCCAATCAAAATTTAGGAATGAGGAGCTAGAGTCCTCTTTGGCCCTCAGGTTTGAGGGGATATTGGGTCAATTGGTGAAAAAGCTGAAGTCTTTCAGACTTGAGTTGGAGAAAGAGAATGTCCACAGAGCGTGGGGTTCCAGACCTCAGCGGGAATTTGGTGAAGTTAGAAAGGATCAATGTCAAGAGTAGACACTGTCAACTGATGCATGATAGAGTGCCTGTATACCAAGTGCAAGACACTGAGTACAAAGACCagtactaaaacaaacaaaaagactgaaCCTAGTGTTACCTGTGTTCTGGACACTAAGGCTGGTCCTAGCTTGAATAAGACAGAGGCATTAGGCAGTACCAGGAAAGAATGAGTAAAGACAGAGGTCTCTAGAGAGCTGACAAGCAGGGGAGTAAGGAACATTATTGGGCCTGTCCATCTATTCCTGTGAGGAGGATTGGGGACTGTTAAGGAGGTCCAGGGATGGTAACTAGGGAAGACTATGGATCCCCCATCTCCAtcagaaaagtaattttatttcctgCCACATTCAGGGTTAAATGGGAGTACTCCATGGAGATGGAGAACACGGGAGCCTGTATAACCCCTGGGCCCCATCAGTCGAGCTGTAGGTCTCCCCCAGCTGTTTATTCCTCATAGTCCAAGTGACCACGCATCTGCCAGTCACCCCGCATAAGCTGTTCATGAGGATCCTGGGCTTCAAATGACCTCTCCTGTGGGCAAGGGAAGGGCAGTCCCACTTTGAGTGGCACTCCTGTTTGAAGTCTGGACATAAGCCAGGTGGGAGACACGGATTTTGGCCATTGGAACTGAAATATCTAGGCTGGCCACAATTATAGTAGGTGAATGAGGACCATGGGGGAGCCTGTGGTATCCTGGGATTAGGTCAAGTAAGGCTGGGGCTAGTGTCCACAGCCTGAGGCCACCCTGCAGTGAAATGCAGTTGGCAGTGGCCATGGCCATACAATCAGCATGTCACCACTTTTCATTTGTAAATGCCTCCTTTTGAAGGGCTTGAAGGCCATTTTTAGCTGGGTTGAGAAGGAAGTTTGGGGGGCCCTGTCACAGATTTTGGAGTTTTTGTCTAATGTCTGGTGAGAATTGCCTGATAAAATGTATGACAAGAATTGCTAGATTCTCCAGTATCTCAGTCCTTAGGATAGAGTATTTGTGCATTGCCCTCCTACcctggaaagaaagagggaaatgcTTTTGATGGTGCCTTGAGTGGTTTCTCTTAATTTATAGAAGTCAGTATGTTTAATCACGTCCCTACGCATGCCCTCCAAGAAAAGACGTGTGATCATATGATCTCTTTGATGTCTGCTCACATGTCACCAGACCATGGATCCCTTCACAGTCCATCAAATTCCTCATTAACTGAGAAACACAGGGAGAGATAGGTGAGGGGACCGCTCAATGTCAGCACAGGTTTTATTTGGGAAAGAATATGTGGAGGACTGTGGACTCCAGCTAGAGTCCACAGCCATTTAGAGACTGGGGTTAGATAAAGGAGTTTgttggaaaagtaccaggaagatgGCTAGCAGGAAAAGTCTTTGGCTAGGCAGCTAAGGAAGATAAGTTGTGATTAGGTCACTTGTGTGTTTAACCATCCCGTGTTCCTGGTGACAATGGCTAAGGGCAGATGTCTGTCACTCTTTGGGGCTAGGTGAGGTGCTTCAGTTAGCCATCCACACGGCATATGAAATGGCATCTGGTCGCAGCAAGGCTGCCCTTATGCTCACTTTAACATCCCTACATCCCTGCCTTGTGCTATATATAGTTTGGGAGAAGGGACCACAATAGTCTGTTAACTGCTTCTTGCTAGGTTAGGGAGTTGAGGTCTCTGAAAGGTAGAGGGTACTGGCAGGGACTTTTTGTTTTAGGCATCTGTAGCAGGCCATCTGGAGGAACAGGATTGAGTTGAACTGTTTTTGGGTAGTAGTGTGGACCAAAGCACGGAGCCTTTggaaaacaaagtgagaaaggaaTTTAAAGATACGAGTTCCACTGTCAgcagaatgaggaaaaaataacagTTCCCAATGGGGGTGCCACGTGTGGCATCCACTTAACTCAGGCAGACCACTGTCCCCAGTTGACTGTCACATGTTATGGGAGACCAGAAGCACTTTCCTGGGATTTTTAGGAATGTTATGGGAGATCAGAAGCGCTTTCCTGGGATTTTTAAGAGCATTGTGAATGAACGAAGACTGGTTGACATAGAAAcagcatttatcttttttttttattattatttttttttttttggcagcactggggtttgaactcagggccttcacacttgctaggcaggcactcttaccacttgagccactctgccaaccccacAGCTTTGAACTTATAAACAGAGACACCCTCCCCCATCATTAGCAGTTAGGAGGTCAAGGGTTCACCagtgggctgggggagtggctcaagaagtaagagcacctgcctagcaagcatgaggccctgagttcaaacaccaatgctGCCAAAAAGTGCAATATGATAGTCCCAGGGGTGTGGTTCAAagatagagtgcatgcctagcaagccccataacaaaaaaagaaaagaaaagaaaagaattccctAGTTTAGGAGGACCACCCCTGCTAGGAATCAATTTGA from Castor canadensis chromosome 16, mCasCan1.hap1v2, whole genome shotgun sequence harbors:
- the LOC109697595 gene encoding sperm motility kinase 2B-like, which translates into the protein MPRSFYDERYEWLTAQRSLSARSPDEILKAQYWLLRTIGEGYFGYVKLAYHHLTRTQVAVKLQQKWENSSYLANEVSILKTLDHPNIIRLFQVIETVDHVYLVMEYVSGGQLRQHIRDTLRLCEEKARGIFKQILCAVKYCHDRGIVHRDLKADNILLDTEGNVKVIDFGLGTRYSIGEALTDWCGAFTHRAPEVFLRLPYDGRKVDVWSLGIVLYCMVTGALPFRGETVMQVRRAVLELRYDIPRYLSMGLRNVIVQMLTKNPSERPTVDHVVGHPWLRQGEEGSPSPAVERLPKHPDPAIVVAMRDLGYNPDDIRQSLLQRRFDEAMATYLMLRDQMCQEVTFRARIKPQVRPEIVPTPSPADPSTFAPPPRRRASAPGLLQTFTLSSDDKTGHRGRGTAGLPNVPLCILPRNVSTTSIVPQPGPAAAPPPGEVESGMSSKGMSSDEHAFTSGQPHDVATVPSSGNIQGWKRVRRRIVNSVLRLCCCVRGQK